One Flavobacterium sp. 90 DNA segment encodes these proteins:
- a CDS encoding 3'-5' exonuclease: MKTTDKIIIIDLEATCWQTTVPQGQENEIIEIGLAVLDSETGKITQNQGILIKPQRSSVSPFCTELTTITQDLLDKNGVSFEEAIAKLVDEYNPDLYTWASYGQYDLNMLRKQCKSFGIPYPMGDEHINVKVSFGDKFGLTKPTGMNGALHLLDIPLEGTHHRGIDDAKNIAKILHWCLQN, translated from the coding sequence ATGAAAACTACAGATAAAATTATTATCATCGATTTAGAAGCCACATGTTGGCAAACGACTGTCCCGCAAGGTCAGGAAAATGAAATTATAGAGATTGGTTTGGCAGTTCTGGATTCAGAAACTGGTAAAATCACTCAAAATCAAGGTATTTTGATCAAACCACAACGCTCGAGTGTGAGTCCGTTTTGTACGGAATTGACAACGATTACCCAAGATTTACTGGATAAAAACGGAGTAAGTTTTGAGGAAGCAATCGCGAAATTGGTTGACGAATATAATCCGGATTTATATACCTGGGCGAGTTACGGTCAATACGATCTCAATATGCTGAGAAAGCAATGTAAATCATTCGGGATTCCGTATCCAATGGGGGATGAGCACATTAATGTGAAAGTCTCGTTTGGAGATAAATTTGGTTTAACAAAACCAACCGGAATGAACGGAGCCTTGCATTTGCTGGATATTCCGCTGGAAGGAACGCATCACCGAGGAATTGATGATGCAAAGAATATCGCTAAAATTTTGCATTGGTGTTTACAGAATTAG
- a CDS encoding AAA family ATPase, producing the protein MSTTDKLNAVLKHIKETFVGKNEIIDLLGIGLLAKENAFLLGPPGTAKSAIIRALSNGIDGGKNFEYLLTRFTEPNEIFGPFDIRKLKEGELITNTDGMMPEASMVFLDEIFNANSAILNSLLMALNEKIFRRGKETRKLPALMFVGASNVLPEDESLNALLDRFLIRIKCDYVEPDLLHEVLLAGWKLEAGNAKEVPTIQADEIRELQLLCRQVDLTGIRNQYVDIVHSLRNTGIKVSDRRAVKLQNLIAASALMCGRNEAILSDLWVLKYIWDNEEQIEILEGIINQIIEKDDSVLAHPQAMYNKTPDAESVMKEVNYLIEKWQDDSLSFEEQNVIKDKLRYIQTRCDWIKDAEQKKYIQNHIESLWQKILQTI; encoded by the coding sequence ATGAGCACTACAGATAAACTAAATGCAGTTTTAAAGCATATTAAAGAGACTTTTGTTGGAAAAAATGAAATTATAGATTTATTAGGAATTGGATTGCTGGCAAAAGAAAATGCCTTTTTGTTGGGACCTCCGGGAACGGCAAAAAGTGCGATTATCAGAGCTTTATCTAATGGAATCGATGGTGGGAAAAATTTCGAATATCTGTTAACTCGTTTTACAGAACCTAATGAGATTTTTGGACCTTTTGATATTCGAAAATTAAAAGAAGGTGAACTAATCACGAATACGGACGGAATGATGCCGGAAGCTTCGATGGTATTTCTCGATGAGATTTTTAATGCCAATTCAGCAATTTTGAATAGTTTGTTGATGGCGCTTAACGAAAAAATATTCCGTAGAGGTAAAGAAACCAGAAAGTTACCAGCACTTATGTTTGTTGGAGCAAGTAACGTTTTACCCGAAGATGAATCACTAAACGCTTTATTAGACCGTTTTTTAATTCGTATAAAATGTGATTATGTAGAACCTGATTTACTTCACGAAGTACTTTTGGCAGGTTGGAAATTAGAAGCTGGAAACGCTAAAGAAGTTCCAACAATTCAGGCAGATGAAATTAGAGAATTGCAATTGCTTTGCCGTCAGGTTGATTTAACCGGAATACGCAATCAATATGTTGATATTGTGCATAGTCTTAGAAATACAGGAATAAAAGTTTCTGACAGACGTGCTGTAAAATTGCAGAATCTGATTGCGGCAAGCGCCTTAATGTGTGGTCGAAATGAAGCAATTTTATCTGATTTATGGGTTTTGAAATACATTTGGGATAACGAAGAACAAATCGAAATCCTGGAAGGAATCATTAATCAGATTATAGAGAAAGACGATTCAGTTTTGGCACATCCGCAAGCGATGTACAATAAAACTCCAGATGCAGAAAGCGTAATGAAAGAGGTGAATTATTTAATCGAAAAATGGCAGGATGATAGTCTTTCGTTTGAAGAACAAAATGTCATTAAAGATAAATTAAGATATATTCAAACACGTTGTGACTGGATTAAAGATGCAGAACAAAAGAAGTACATTCAGAATCATATAGAATCTTTATGGCAGAAAATCCTTCAAACTATTTAA
- a CDS encoding ribosomal protein L7/L12: protein MEFQKYFQSYEDYFWEWDNQIFSEDSVFESLAIPNGQTIGYEKFVFEILEYLAEDSIPPFGSLLLAIIATNPENCASVQMIYELAKSKDKSDSFRTVKSAEESDFFRIGASIGFIKILASLPEAYKVGEKRMKLFQTIFHKCHNRISDEKAKKLLKEYKEHRHHLVRAGVKDAFNEANFIKDFRTLALLKVKFPTVQSLLKAMEDIPHEDLGDKLKEEVLEEKNLSDNVTSFVDQLIEEDKTFHVGSLIKRLWSGLNIPLHHNHPSEQPLGGISDLTNKGDFDKLVISEFAYDDDVFMSRIANNEALYIQREVPPEADKFVRILLIDSSLKNWGNPKILSFASAIAIARHPKTDIECKAYVVGKNYEEVSFDNVNNVIDALSNLSGKLDCSDGLNSFFLENKISSKNQEVFLFSSEESLKLAPMQKVTNEYFADIKYTFSVGMQDVTVFKNHNKGKKMLQHIIMPLDELWVKNHNGTVTVAKNSTSFEIPLLYPVERFYKNVFESGGNFYFYLNGSLYQFFNNSFDKGLKKIASNLPFGNGEYAIKENNKGEKTMLYYFFDSVHNLSTINLESKEVKNFKLVDDELKEGKLSVFEYEQEFFFTDNIYFWRINNDFGLNKVSGIDIKEAFDSHFDKQTLFVRDYRYNKFKYGVVKRLESVVIQKDVFKINNFYLSNFFFEKEGKFSSRISEDSAIKLEEKVNLILKNKGTSPLAVIQAIKTNTDISLRDCKKIVDEPFGVILESVKREVAEKLKKEIEKNGAVCYIENVLFEALDRSTIRNQDGILIFESSNKEIEKIYIPFVIGTRTVMATENEFAGNYYFIEDATRESIGEDRFREKYLKRFIQNIIHHGA from the coding sequence ATGGAATTTCAAAAATACTTTCAATCATACGAAGACTATTTCTGGGAATGGGACAATCAGATATTTTCTGAAGATAGTGTATTTGAGTCACTCGCAATTCCGAATGGACAAACGATTGGTTACGAGAAATTTGTCTTTGAAATTTTAGAATATTTAGCAGAAGACTCAATTCCGCCATTTGGTTCGTTATTGTTGGCTATAATTGCCACGAATCCGGAGAATTGTGCTTCTGTCCAAATGATTTATGAATTAGCAAAAAGCAAGGACAAATCAGATTCTTTTAGAACTGTGAAATCTGCTGAGGAATCTGATTTCTTTAGAATTGGTGCAAGCATTGGTTTTATAAAAATATTGGCTTCTTTGCCGGAAGCGTATAAAGTTGGAGAAAAACGAATGAAGCTTTTTCAGACGATATTTCACAAATGTCATAACAGAATTTCTGATGAGAAAGCCAAAAAACTCCTTAAAGAATACAAAGAACACAGGCATCATTTAGTAAGAGCCGGAGTAAAAGATGCCTTTAATGAGGCTAATTTTATAAAGGATTTCAGAACATTAGCTTTGTTAAAAGTTAAGTTTCCTACGGTTCAATCATTGCTAAAAGCGATGGAAGATATTCCCCATGAAGATTTGGGAGACAAATTGAAAGAAGAAGTTCTGGAAGAAAAAAACCTGTCTGATAATGTAACGAGTTTTGTAGATCAGCTTATTGAAGAAGATAAAACTTTTCATGTTGGAAGTCTGATCAAGCGACTTTGGTCCGGATTAAACATTCCTTTGCATCACAATCATCCAAGCGAGCAACCGTTGGGAGGAATCTCAGATTTGACCAATAAAGGCGATTTTGACAAACTCGTTATTTCTGAATTTGCTTATGACGATGATGTTTTTATGTCAAGAATTGCGAATAATGAAGCACTTTATATTCAAAGAGAAGTTCCGCCTGAGGCTGATAAATTTGTTCGTATTTTGTTAATAGACAGTTCGCTGAAAAACTGGGGAAATCCTAAGATTCTTTCCTTTGCTTCGGCAATTGCAATCGCGAGACATCCAAAAACAGATATCGAATGCAAAGCTTATGTCGTTGGAAAAAACTACGAAGAAGTATCTTTTGACAATGTAAATAACGTAATTGATGCTTTGAGTAATCTTAGTGGAAAACTGGATTGCTCAGACGGATTAAATTCTTTTTTTCTGGAGAATAAAATCAGCAGTAAAAATCAGGAAGTATTTCTTTTTTCATCGGAAGAAAGTTTAAAACTGGCTCCAATGCAGAAAGTTACAAATGAGTATTTTGCTGATATAAAATATACTTTTTCAGTAGGAATGCAGGATGTTACCGTTTTTAAAAATCATAATAAAGGAAAAAAAATGCTTCAGCATATTATAATGCCTTTAGATGAATTGTGGGTTAAAAATCATAATGGAACAGTAACTGTTGCAAAAAATAGCACATCATTTGAGATTCCGCTTTTGTATCCGGTTGAAAGATTTTACAAGAATGTTTTTGAGAGTGGAGGTAATTTTTACTTTTATTTAAATGGAAGTTTATATCAGTTTTTCAATAATAGTTTTGATAAAGGATTAAAAAAAATTGCGTCAAATCTTCCGTTTGGGAATGGTGAATATGCGATTAAAGAAAATAACAAAGGCGAAAAAACGATGCTTTATTATTTCTTCGATTCGGTGCATAATTTAAGTACGATAAATCTTGAGAGCAAAGAAGTGAAAAATTTTAAGCTTGTTGACGATGAACTTAAGGAAGGTAAACTTTCGGTATTTGAGTATGAGCAGGAATTTTTCTTTACTGACAATATTTATTTTTGGCGCATTAATAATGATTTTGGCTTAAATAAGGTATCTGGTATAGATATAAAAGAAGCTTTTGATTCTCATTTTGATAAGCAAACACTTTTTGTTCGGGATTACCGATATAACAAATTCAAATATGGCGTTGTCAAGCGATTAGAAAGTGTTGTAATTCAAAAAGATGTGTTTAAGATAAATAACTTCTATCTTTCAAATTTCTTTTTTGAGAAAGAAGGCAAATTTTCAAGCAGAATTTCTGAAGATTCAGCTATAAAACTGGAAGAGAAAGTAAACCTTATTTTAAAGAATAAAGGAACATCGCCATTAGCGGTTATCCAAGCTATAAAAACGAATACAGATATTTCGTTGAGAGATTGTAAAAAGATTGTAGACGAACCTTTTGGAGTTATTTTAGAAAGTGTAAAAAGAGAAGTTGCCGAGAAATTAAAAAAGGAAATCGAAAAAAACGGAGCAGTTTGTTATATAGAAAATGTACTTTTTGAAGCTCTTGACAGAAGTACGATTAGAAATCAGGATGGAATTTTGATTTTTGAAAGCAGTAACAAAGAAATCGAAAAAATTTACATTCCGTTTGTCATTGGCACACGAACTGTTATGGCAACTGAAAACGAATTTGCAGGAAATTATTATTTCATTGAAGATGCTACGAGAGAAAGTATAGGAGAAGACAGATTTAGAGAAAAATACTTGAAACGATTCATTCAGAATATTATACATCATGGAGCTTAA
- a CDS encoding SWIM zinc finger family protein has translation MLFDYKYSGSTTVNNTSTSTGMSFAPDTLREPTFFVGKLNQKIAFREAISALHDVVISDLRFFPKDKEEYKLWAAEQEKLWLSEYMAEFQIENVRARIQELKEELSTVQKEKSRILGPFNKAKSAYFDYLYKNDKDAWIVLDPVITVHPDEVFFECFSKDESSYGKLSCNYNIFTEISDFKCGTTNIDYSEGLYNEFQKIRNYKETEFKIDPSGFEAKTTNEQVYKEVKIDLPDSWVRGFLQVSSAMTLPATVLDLHPMDIFSLCQYLRRFKEKKGPRALRFVLEPDKPIKAIFEPTHDEITFHRSIFQGNEAKTIRIWGRRRLLILERLIPIAKNFKVVLLGSGLPSFFIADLGDMSYTLGLSGWTKNDWSTAGNFDLMAPRNNVDLFTQEKVFNALKENWFDTSDNLAKKLNLDPSTVSASLTAYTQAGRVIYDLNLGLYRVRELTQEPLNMKTLRFASPQEEIANQYIAENRIKITSNVKDDQLQIKGKVTDKNFTYTTLAVIDKDNRLIEGNCECSFYKSNQLRKGPCEHILATRMALHTKVTA, from the coding sequence ATGTTATTTGATTATAAATACAGCGGAAGCACAACTGTAAATAACACTTCGACGAGTACCGGAATGAGTTTTGCTCCGGATACTTTGAGAGAACCTACTTTTTTTGTTGGAAAACTAAACCAAAAAATCGCTTTTAGAGAAGCAATTTCTGCATTGCATGACGTAGTAATTTCTGATTTACGTTTTTTTCCTAAGGATAAAGAAGAATATAAATTATGGGCTGCAGAACAAGAAAAATTGTGGCTTAGCGAATATATGGCCGAATTTCAGATTGAAAATGTTCGTGCACGCATTCAGGAATTAAAAGAAGAATTAAGCACCGTTCAAAAAGAGAAAAGTAGAATTCTGGGACCTTTTAACAAAGCTAAAAGCGCCTATTTTGATTATCTCTATAAAAATGACAAAGATGCATGGATTGTTTTAGATCCTGTAATTACGGTACATCCTGACGAAGTCTTTTTTGAATGTTTCAGTAAAGATGAATCCTCTTATGGAAAATTAAGCTGTAATTATAATATATTCACAGAAATCAGCGACTTTAAATGTGGTACAACAAACATTGATTATTCGGAAGGGTTATATAACGAATTCCAGAAAATAAGAAATTATAAAGAAACCGAATTTAAGATTGATCCGTCTGGTTTTGAGGCTAAAACCACGAATGAACAAGTTTATAAAGAGGTAAAAATAGATTTGCCTGATTCCTGGGTTAGAGGATTTCTGCAAGTAAGTTCTGCAATGACTTTACCTGCAACTGTCTTGGATTTACATCCAATGGATATTTTTAGTTTATGCCAATATTTGCGTCGTTTCAAAGAAAAGAAAGGTCCAAGAGCTTTGCGTTTTGTTCTTGAACCGGACAAACCTATCAAAGCGATATTCGAACCTACGCATGACGAAATTACATTTCATCGTTCGATTTTTCAAGGAAACGAAGCCAAAACAATTCGTATTTGGGGAAGACGTCGTTTACTTATTTTAGAAAGACTAATTCCTATTGCTAAAAATTTTAAAGTCGTTTTATTAGGTTCTGGTTTACCTTCTTTTTTCATAGCCGATTTAGGTGATATGTCTTATACTTTAGGGCTTTCAGGCTGGACAAAAAATGATTGGAGTACTGCGGGTAATTTTGATTTAATGGCGCCAAGAAATAACGTAGATTTATTTACGCAAGAGAAAGTTTTCAATGCATTGAAAGAAAACTGGTTTGACACCTCTGATAATTTAGCCAAAAAACTAAATCTTGATCCGTCGACAGTTTCTGCTTCATTGACAGCTTATACGCAGGCAGGAAGAGTAATATATGATTTGAATTTAGGATTATACCGCGTGCGCGAATTGACTCAGGAACCTTTGAACATGAAAACATTGCGTTTTGCAAGTCCGCAAGAAGAGATTGCAAATCAGTATATTGCTGAAAATCGCATAAAAATCACTTCAAATGTAAAAGACGATCAATTGCAGATTAAAGGAAAAGTAACTGATAAAAATTTCACTTACACCACTTTGGCGGTTATAGACAAAGACAACCGACTTATTGAAGGAAATTGTGAATGTTCTTTTTACAAATCAAATCAATTGCGAAAAGGTCCTTGCGAACATATTCTCGCAACCAGAATGGCGTTACATACTAAAGTAACAGCATAA
- a CDS encoding WGR domain-containing protein, giving the protein MKLIKQIKLFYKEGNSDKVYEIDLCSIDVDNYVVNFRYGRRGSVLKDGTKTPEYVSEEKAQIIFDKLENEKKVKGYASEIETLIDLPSLESVEPDSINGVILQRLQDAVTGKNTFKTQWKTSRVIWKAGLLDVKEAIPYIIKLASKGDDLQTYSAIWALIKLKSDTAEEVFRSYALQNKQKDYIRNLAHEGLLEILKETELQKHIAAILETIPQEARYYIDKKDYDSLVNFLKEELQNNAINYLTALYLVAKFDRNLHEIIVFLLEAVPFRPPYFKHIRAIYKLAHLRNDPDVIAVLAYRFENEAPMFTRTVSLEDDYYNSQFISAINERLNIGKELRGKDSKIAFSNFTKTYFQKNSLRFLNELDSETDAKKYLKFAVSILSKYTENDYSKAEKAPLNTYGQYNYDDRKYYYTVVDYPECSNLLLLSTILFGNDKKRILTPSMKFILNQEVFSSKNYYFDINQATRVSSKVNTDEKKTNTATDQNSGSVLDAAKKAFSTFFGKKEVEKKPQSLIVPEEPKVIVETVSNRLELFPEHWDAFPEAYVHLIMEAQMNIIHNFAYGNLKARNDFNTIINNFDETNILSLLNSNFRIPNNLGFETLTQKNETLSTQIGFIADVLNSKTEAARNWAKNHILSNKDLFLNDIECVVKLIFNEVPDLKTWITNTLENFTFTEDKAKVITGKVIVELLTFEESVANNTLATLAIDRLKKIAIAQLEQLSWDIVARLISSDLKTNNLLASSILILKSKTVDSKEIPFSLIALFLEDTNNEIRKNGIQLLNNYQEDYLLANSESLLALFQNENQDVLESAIKLITQLGKSNAAIIDVALRDAVYAMIRKEKFEGAHLIFKKFILEETTNHWNTALEPRDVIKLIHANYRESQLTGYEILKKYTRKDDFTIRQIISLGNHEILAIRQWCWNYFMDRKERIRAERNNALAILDTTWDDTRAFAFNFFKTEFDETDWDLECLISIVDSVLPAVEQFGKEIITKYFNPDDGVTYLTKLSQHPSVNIQFFVTNYLNTYATDNLPKLRELEFYFRSVLTRVHKARIAKQRIFEFLLQEGKKNEEAAIFVTQIIDEISATVTIQDKANCISILTDLKTLYPQLHTHLILKN; this is encoded by the coding sequence ATGAAATTAATTAAACAGATTAAACTTTTCTATAAAGAAGGGAATTCAGATAAAGTATACGAAATCGACTTGTGCAGTATCGATGTCGATAATTATGTGGTAAATTTTAGATACGGAAGAAGAGGAAGCGTTTTAAAAGACGGAACCAAAACTCCGGAATATGTTTCGGAAGAAAAAGCACAAATAATTTTTGATAAACTCGAAAATGAGAAAAAAGTTAAAGGATACGCCTCAGAAATAGAAACTTTAATAGATCTTCCTTCATTAGAAAGTGTAGAACCTGATTCTATAAACGGTGTAATTCTTCAGCGTTTACAAGATGCTGTAACAGGCAAAAACACTTTTAAAACACAATGGAAAACCAGTCGTGTAATCTGGAAAGCAGGTTTATTAGACGTTAAAGAAGCGATTCCTTACATCATAAAATTAGCTTCAAAAGGTGATGATTTGCAAACTTACTCTGCAATTTGGGCTTTGATAAAACTTAAATCTGATACCGCCGAAGAAGTTTTTAGATCATATGCTTTACAAAATAAACAAAAAGATTACATCAGAAATCTGGCTCACGAAGGATTATTAGAAATCCTGAAAGAGACGGAATTACAAAAACATATCGCTGCAATTCTTGAGACAATTCCGCAGGAAGCAAGATATTATATCGATAAAAAAGATTATGATTCGTTAGTAAATTTTCTAAAAGAAGAATTACAAAATAACGCGATCAATTATCTGACAGCTTTATATTTGGTTGCAAAATTTGATCGTAATTTACATGAGATTATTGTTTTCTTACTGGAAGCTGTTCCGTTCAGACCGCCATATTTCAAGCATATCAGAGCGATTTACAAACTGGCACATTTAAGAAATGATCCTGATGTAATTGCCGTTCTTGCTTATCGATTTGAGAATGAAGCTCCAATGTTTACCAGAACTGTTTCATTAGAAGATGACTATTATAACTCGCAATTTATCAGTGCTATAAATGAAAGGTTAAATATTGGAAAAGAACTTAGAGGAAAAGACAGTAAAATTGCCTTCTCTAATTTTACCAAAACTTATTTCCAGAAAAATAGTCTTCGCTTTTTAAACGAACTGGATTCTGAAACGGATGCTAAAAAATACCTGAAGTTTGCCGTTTCTATTTTATCAAAATATACCGAGAATGATTATAGCAAAGCCGAAAAAGCGCCTCTAAATACTTATGGGCAATACAATTACGACGATAGAAAATATTATTACACGGTAGTAGATTATCCGGAATGCTCTAATTTACTTTTATTGTCAACTATTTTATTTGGGAATGACAAAAAGCGAATTTTGACTCCATCGATGAAATTCATTTTAAATCAGGAAGTTTTCTCGAGTAAAAATTATTATTTCGATATAAATCAGGCAACGAGAGTAAGCAGTAAAGTAAATACTGACGAAAAGAAAACAAATACAGCAACAGATCAAAATTCAGGTTCTGTATTGGATGCTGCAAAAAAAGCGTTTTCAACATTTTTCGGTAAAAAAGAAGTTGAGAAAAAACCTCAAAGTCTGATAGTTCCCGAAGAACCAAAAGTTATCGTAGAAACCGTTTCAAACCGTTTAGAATTGTTTCCGGAACATTGGGACGCTTTTCCGGAAGCTTATGTTCACCTGATAATGGAAGCGCAAATGAACATTATTCATAATTTTGCTTACGGAAATTTAAAGGCGAGAAATGACTTTAATACGATCATCAATAATTTTGATGAAACAAATATTTTAAGTTTACTGAATAGTAATTTTAGGATTCCAAACAATTTAGGATTTGAAACCTTAACTCAGAAAAATGAAACACTTTCTACTCAGATTGGTTTTATTGCCGATGTTTTAAATTCTAAAACCGAAGCGGCAAGAAATTGGGCTAAAAACCACATTTTATCCAACAAAGATCTGTTTCTAAATGATATTGAATGTGTCGTAAAACTTATTTTTAATGAAGTTCCTGATTTAAAAACATGGATCACAAACACATTAGAAAATTTCACATTTACAGAAGATAAAGCCAAAGTAATTACCGGAAAAGTAATCGTTGAACTTCTTACGTTTGAAGAATCTGTTGCAAACAATACTCTTGCAACTCTCGCAATTGACAGACTTAAAAAAATAGCAATAGCGCAACTTGAACAATTAAGTTGGGATATTGTGGCGCGCTTAATTTCTTCGGATTTAAAAACGAATAATCTGTTGGCAAGTTCTATTTTAATTCTGAAATCTAAAACAGTCGATTCTAAGGAAATTCCGTTTTCGTTAATCGCTCTGTTTTTAGAAGACACAAATAACGAGATTAGAAAAAATGGAATTCAGCTTTTAAATAATTATCAGGAAGATTACTTATTGGCAAATAGTGAATCTTTGCTGGCTTTATTTCAAAATGAAAACCAAGATGTTTTAGAATCTGCTATAAAGCTTATTACGCAATTAGGCAAATCAAATGCTGCTATAATTGATGTTGCGCTTCGTGATGCAGTTTATGCGATGATTCGAAAAGAAAAATTTGAAGGTGCACATTTAATCTTCAAAAAATTCATTCTGGAAGAAACCACAAATCATTGGAATACAGCGCTGGAACCGCGAGATGTTATAAAACTAATTCACGCCAATTATAGAGAAAGTCAATTAACGGGTTATGAAATATTGAAAAAATATACTCGTAAAGATGATTTTACAATTCGCCAGATTATTTCTTTAGGAAACCATGAAATCCTTGCCATTCGTCAATGGTGTTGGAACTATTTTATGGATCGAAAAGAACGAATCAGAGCTGAAAGAAATAATGCATTGGCAATATTGGACACAACTTGGGATGATACCAGAGCATTTGCATTTAACTTCTTCAAAACTGAATTTGATGAAACTGATTGGGATTTAGAATGTTTGATTAGTATCGTAGATTCTGTGTTGCCGGCGGTTGAACAATTTGGAAAAGAAATCATTACCAAATATTTCAATCCTGATGATGGCGTAACTTATTTAACCAAATTAAGCCAGCATCCTAGCGTAAATATTCAGTTTTTTGTAACTAATTATCTGAACACATATGCAACAGATAATCTGCCTAAATTGAGAGAACTTGAATTTTATTTCCGTTCTGTATTAACGCGAGTACATAAAGCGAGAATTGCCAAACAGCGTATTTTTGAATTCTTACTTCAGGAAGGAAAGAAAAACGAAGAAGCAGCGATTTTTGTAACGCAAATTATTGATGAAATTTCGGCAACTGTAACCATTCAGGATAAAGCAAATTGTATCTCTATTTTGACGGATTTAAAAACGCTTTATCCGCAATTGCATACCCATTTAATCCTTAAAAACTAA
- a CDS encoding reverse transcriptase family protein: MSEQLSKQQIYDRIKATSKDSYILEEMQRLGFWQSGSEPTLSEILIKQEAKVEKELNELLAQDRKFSNREAMILEMRKARMKIAKEKRAETKLNQEKKRLEKAENWKLLQQQQILYLGETVSKGLNVKETNSQILEKYNLPVFEDALALAKSMQIDLKALQYLAYNRKVSKINHYHTFELEKKSGGKRKISAPKAKLKEIQNWILENILHKIPYTFEAHGFIKERSIVTNAKPHVDKDIVVNIDLKDFFPTVTYKRVKGLFHKIGYSEEVATILSLLCTYSEINETTLDGVTYYVQSGERKLPQGSPASPAISNMIVYKMDQKINGLGKKLNFSYTRYADDMSFSTNEENSQNVSRLLYFTKKIIESEGFVIHPDKVHVMRKGTQQKVTGVVVNKKLNVDRIQLRKFRAVLHNIEKNGWKDQKWGKAIHLINAIEGYINYVNMVNPEKGKIFKQNLKTIIAKHGQPHIEKTNIPEKVIPIPVIIPEEIKEVQTEQKPENWWNIF, from the coding sequence ATGTCTGAACAGCTTAGTAAACAACAAATTTATGATAGAATAAAAGCTACCTCAAAAGATAGCTACATATTAGAAGAAATGCAACGTTTAGGATTCTGGCAATCAGGATCTGAACCTACTCTATCTGAAATTCTTATCAAACAAGAAGCAAAAGTTGAGAAGGAATTAAATGAGCTTTTGGCACAAGACAGAAAGTTTAGCAATCGAGAAGCAATGATTCTCGAAATGCGCAAAGCCAGAATGAAAATCGCCAAAGAAAAAAGAGCTGAAACCAAATTAAACCAAGAGAAAAAAAGACTCGAGAAAGCTGAAAACTGGAAATTACTTCAGCAACAGCAAATTCTGTATTTGGGTGAAACCGTATCTAAAGGTTTAAATGTCAAAGAAACCAATTCTCAAATTTTAGAAAAATACAACTTACCTGTTTTTGAAGATGCATTAGCATTGGCAAAAAGCATGCAAATAGATTTGAAAGCATTGCAATATCTTGCTTACAACAGAAAAGTTTCTAAAATTAACCATTATCATACTTTTGAACTTGAAAAGAAATCTGGCGGAAAACGTAAAATATCTGCTCCAAAAGCAAAACTAAAAGAAATTCAAAACTGGATTTTAGAAAACATACTTCATAAAATACCTTATACATTTGAGGCACATGGTTTTATAAAAGAACGTTCGATTGTAACCAATGCAAAACCGCACGTTGATAAAGACATTGTGGTCAATATCGATTTAAAAGATTTTTTCCCAACGGTAACTTACAAACGAGTAAAAGGATTGTTCCATAAAATAGGGTATTCTGAAGAAGTTGCTACGATTTTAAGTCTGTTATGTACTTATTCTGAGATTAACGAAACGACATTAGACGGCGTTACTTATTATGTACAATCCGGCGAACGCAAATTGCCTCAGGGTTCTCCTGCAAGTCCGGCGATAAGCAATATGATTGTTTATAAAATGGATCAAAAAATCAACGGTTTAGGCAAGAAATTAAATTTCAGTTATACGCGTTATGCTGATGATATGAGTTTTTCGACTAATGAAGAAAATAGTCAGAATGTTTCCCGATTATTATATTTCACTAAGAAAATTATTGAATCAGAAGGTTTTGTAATTCATCCCGATAAAGTTCACGTCATGCGAAAAGGGACGCAACAAAAAGTTACCGGAGTTGTTGTAAACAAGAAACTTAATGTTGACAGAATTCAATTGCGAAAATTCCGTGCCGTTTTGCATAATATCGAAAAAAACGGATGGAAAGACCAGAAATGGGGAAAAGCAATTCACCTGATCAATGCCATAGAAGGTTACATCAATTATGTAAATATGGTGAATCCTGAGAAAGGGAAAATCTTCAAGCAAAATTTAAAAACCATAATTGCCAAACACGGTCAGCCTCATATCGAAAAAACAAATATTCCTGAAAAAGTGATTCCAATTCCTGTGATTATTCCTGAGGAAATAAAAGAAGTACAAACGGAACAAAAGCCAGAAAACTGGTGGAATATTTTTTAA